The genomic interval TTCTATTACCGAAAGCAGATCGCGATCGTGCGGAATAATATACAAATCTCCTAGTGCAATAGATTGATTGCTGAAATCGGAAATAATTTCATAATCGTATTTATATTCTTTACAAAAATATTCGAAACCAATTTTCATTCCTGGCGGTTCTCTAAAACCAGGAAAAATGAGAATCAGTTTTTTGTATTTTGATAATCTGGATTTTCCTTTTATTAAACCTTCATAAATATCTCTCTGATGATTTTGGTAAATCGCTGGAAACATTTTTAAGTCCGAATTGGTCTGGTCTAAAATAATTACATCATTTACTGGTAGGGTTTTTATCGAATCAACTATATCGTTTAAGTTAGTAGGCATGATAATATATTTCGTGTAATTTCCATTGCTGTCATTAATCAGTTTTTTAAAAACTTGAACATTAAAATGATGAAAGAAAATATCAACCTGAACATTTTTTCCAATATTCTTCAAAAACGAATTATAAATATCTTCTTTAAAAATATTCAGCTCATCAAAAAGCAAGAAAACCTTCTGAGTTATAGTAATTTCAACGCTTTTAACATAATATCCTTTTCCAGGAATGGCATAAATAATTCCTCTTTTCTTGAGTTCGTCATACGCTAATAATACGGTATCTCGCGACAATGAAAACG from Flavobacterium sp. YJ01 carries:
- a CDS encoding GntR family transcriptional regulator; the encoded protein is MNIISIQNNIGLPKYKQIILSIEKAIEVGKLIKGDRLPSVNKVCLAFSLSRDTVLLAYDELKKRGIIYAIPGKGYYVKSVEITITQKVFLLFDELNIFKEDIYNSFLKNIGKNVQVDIFFHHFNVQVFKKLINDSNGNYTKYIIMPTNLNDIVDSIKTLPVNDVIILDQTNSDLKMFPAIYQNHQRDIYEGLIKGKSRLSKYKKLILIFPGFREPPGMKIGFEYFCKEYKYDYEIISDFSNQSIALGDLYIIPHDRDLLSVIENAMGRNLKLGEDFGIISYNETPLKKIAANGITTISTNFELMGKILADMVLTGKKEQIENRSALILRNSL